Proteins encoded within one genomic window of Bacteroides sedimenti:
- the leuS gene encoding leucine--tRNA ligase: MEYNFREIEKKWQKRWADQKTYQVTEDESKKKFYVLNMFPYPSGAGLHVGHPLGYIASDIYARYKRLQGFNVLNPMGYDAYGLPAEQYAIQTGQHPAITTVNNINRYREQLDKIGFSFDWSREIRTCEPDYYKWTQWAFQQMFKHYYDNDAKKAAPITELINRFETLGTEGLNAACGEELSFTAEEWKAKSEKEQQSILLNYRIAYLGDTMVNWCPALGTVLANDEVVDGVSERGGHPVIQKVMRQWCLRVSAYAQRLLDGLETVDWTDSLKETQKNWIGRSEGAEMQFKVKDSDMEFTIFTTRADTIFGVTFMVLAPESELVGKLTTVKQKAEVQSYLDATKKRTERERIADRRVTGVFSGSYAINPLTQEAIPVWISDYVLAGYGTGAIMAVPAHDSRDYAFAKHFGLEIRPLIEGCDVSEDSFDAKEGIMINSPSPENAIEGGLVLNGLTIKEAIAKTKEYIKENNLGKVKVNYRLRDAIFSRQRYWGEPFPVYYKEGMPYMLDEDKLPLELPEVDKFLPTETGEPPLGRATNWKTEEGYPLELNTMPGFAGSSAYYLRYMDPHNCEALVSSKANAYWQNVDLYVGGTEHATGHLIYSRFWNKFLHDIGVSIKEEPFQKLINQGMIQGRSNFVYRIKDTNTFVSLNLKDQYDVTPLHVDVNIVSNDILDLEAFKNWNPEYKTAEFILEDGKYICGWAVEKMSKSMFNVVNPDMIVEKYGADTLRLYEMFLGPVEQSKPWDTNGIDGVYRFIRKFWHLFYSKTGEFQVKDEPATKEELKAIHKLIKKVSADIEMFSYNTSVSAFMICVNELSSLKCSKKEILNNLVILLAPFAPHISEELWETLGNTTSVCDAQWPELNEEYLKEDVVNYTISFNGKARFNMEFAADADNNTIQEKVLASENAIKWIEGKPIKKVIIVPKKIVNIVV, translated from the coding sequence ATGGAATATAATTTCAGGGAGATTGAGAAGAAATGGCAAAAACGATGGGCTGACCAAAAAACCTATCAGGTAACTGAAGATGAATCAAAGAAAAAGTTTTATGTACTAAACATGTTTCCTTATCCTTCGGGAGCAGGATTACATGTTGGACATCCGCTAGGATACATCGCATCTGATATTTATGCCCGTTACAAGCGTCTACAGGGATTCAATGTACTGAATCCGATGGGATATGACGCTTATGGATTGCCGGCTGAGCAATACGCCATCCAAACCGGACAACACCCTGCAATAACAACTGTAAATAACATCAACCGTTATCGTGAGCAATTAGATAAAATTGGTTTTTCATTCGACTGGAGTAGAGAGATACGTACCTGTGAACCGGATTATTATAAATGGACACAGTGGGCTTTCCAGCAAATGTTTAAACACTATTACGATAACGATGCAAAAAAAGCAGCTCCAATAACCGAACTGATCAATAGATTTGAAACCCTCGGTACTGAAGGGTTGAATGCTGCCTGTGGCGAAGAACTTTCGTTTACAGCCGAAGAATGGAAGGCTAAAAGTGAGAAAGAACAACAAAGTATCCTGCTTAACTACCGCATTGCCTACCTTGGAGACACAATGGTAAACTGGTGTCCGGCACTTGGAACTGTACTTGCAAACGATGAAGTTGTTGATGGAGTATCTGAACGTGGTGGTCACCCGGTTATTCAAAAAGTAATGCGTCAATGGTGCTTGCGTGTTTCTGCTTATGCACAACGTCTTCTCGATGGACTGGAAACTGTAGACTGGACCGATTCGTTGAAAGAGACGCAGAAAAACTGGATTGGTAGGAGTGAAGGTGCCGAAATGCAATTTAAGGTTAAAGATTCCGATATGGAATTCACCATCTTTACTACCCGTGCCGATACAATTTTTGGTGTAACCTTCATGGTTCTTGCTCCTGAAAGCGAACTGGTGGGCAAACTAACCACAGTTAAGCAGAAAGCAGAAGTTCAGTCTTATCTGGACGCTACAAAGAAAAGAACCGAACGCGAACGTATTGCCGACCGTAGGGTAACCGGCGTGTTCTCCGGATCGTATGCAATTAATCCTTTGACCCAGGAAGCTATTCCGGTATGGATCAGCGATTATGTATTAGCTGGATATGGTACCGGAGCTATCATGGCAGTACCGGCACACGATAGTCGTGACTATGCATTTGCTAAACATTTCGGACTGGAAATCCGTCCGTTGATTGAAGGCTGCGATGTTTCTGAAGATAGCTTTGATGCCAAGGAAGGAATCATGATTAACTCTCCAAGTCCCGAAAATGCAATCGAAGGCGGATTGGTACTTAACGGACTGACTATCAAGGAAGCTATTGCCAAAACCAAAGAATACATAAAGGAAAATAACCTGGGTAAAGTGAAGGTCAACTACCGTCTTCGTGATGCAATCTTCTCACGTCAGCGTTACTGGGGTGAACCATTCCCGGTATACTACAAAGAAGGAATGCCTTATATGCTTGATGAAGACAAGCTTCCATTGGAACTTCCTGAGGTAGACAAATTCCTTCCAACAGAAACAGGAGAACCACCACTGGGTCGTGCAACAAACTGGAAAACTGAAGAAGGGTATCCTCTTGAACTGAATACAATGCCGGGATTTGCAGGATCAAGCGCCTACTATCTACGTTATATGGATCCGCACAATTGCGAAGCACTGGTATCATCTAAGGCAAATGCATACTGGCAAAATGTGGATCTTTATGTAGGAGGAACCGAGCATGCTACCGGTCACTTGATTTATTCTCGTTTCTGGAATAAATTTCTGCATGATATCGGCGTTTCTATTAAAGAAGAACCTTTCCAGAAGCTGATTAACCAGGGAATGATTCAGGGAAGAAGTAATTTTGTTTATCGAATTAAAGATACCAATACATTTGTATCGCTCAACTTAAAAGATCAGTACGATGTAACTCCGTTGCACGTAGATGTAAATATTGTAAGTAATGATATTCTTGACCTGGAAGCATTCAAAAATTGGAATCCGGAATACAAAACTGCGGAATTCATTCTTGAAGATGGCAAGTACATCTGTGGTTGGGCTGTTGAAAAGATGAGTAAATCGATGTTCAACGTGGTAAATCCAGATATGATTGTTGAAAAATATGGTGCAGATACACTCAGATTGTATGAGATGTTCTTAGGTCCTGTTGAACAATCCAAGCCATGGGACACTAACGGCATTGACGGTGTTTACCGTTTCATCCGCAAATTCTGGCATCTATTCTATAGCAAAACCGGAGAATTCCAAGTTAAAGATGAACCTGCAACCAAAGAAGAACTGAAAGCAATTCATAAACTGATTAAGAAAGTATCAGCTGATATTGAGATGTTCTCATACAACACTTCAGTCAGTGCATTTATGATTTGTGTAAACGAGCTCTCTTCCTTGAAATGCAGCAAAAAAGAGATTCTCAACAACCTGGTTATCTTGTTGGCACCATTTGCTCCTCACATCAGTGAAGAGTTGTGGGAGACATTGGGTAATACAACCTCTGTTTGTGATGCACAATGGCCAGAATTAAATGAAGAATATCTAAAAGAAGATGTTGTGAACTATACAATCTCTTTCAATGGTAAAGCGCGATTCAACATGGAATTTGCAGCAGATGCAGACAATAATACCATACAGGAAAAAGTCCTTGCATCCGAAAACGCAATTAAATGGATTGAAGGCAAACCCATCAAGAAAGTGATTATCGTTCCTAAAAAGATTGTGAACATTGTTGTCTAA
- a CDS encoding YitT family protein has product MVKFNKTDFLRELKDYFFINLGLISYAVGWAAFLLPYQITTGGVTGISAIIYYATGVQIEISYFIINAILMTFAIRILGPKFSIKTTYAIFALTFFLWLFQLMIGNKLLLGPGQDFMACVIGATMCGIGLGIVFVNNGSTGGTDIIAAIVNKYKDVTFGRMILYCDVVIICSCYFIFDDWRRVLFGLSTLVVISYVLDLIVNSARQSVQFFIFSKHYEKIAERIVQDQHRGVTILDGTGWYTKERVKVLFVLAKKSQSIEIFRLVKDIDPDAFVSQSSVIGVYGEGFEKIKVK; this is encoded by the coding sequence ATGGTAAAATTTAATAAAACTGATTTTTTAAGAGAATTAAAAGATTATTTTTTCATCAACTTAGGCTTAATTAGTTATGCAGTAGGTTGGGCAGCATTTTTACTGCCCTACCAAATAACAACCGGTGGTGTAACAGGTATTTCAGCAATAATTTACTACGCCACAGGTGTGCAGATTGAAATCAGTTATTTTATTATTAATGCCATCTTAATGACATTTGCAATAAGAATACTGGGACCTAAATTCAGTATAAAAACAACCTATGCCATCTTTGCACTAACCTTTTTTCTCTGGTTATTCCAGTTGATGATTGGAAATAAGCTGCTATTGGGACCAGGTCAGGATTTTATGGCCTGCGTAATTGGAGCTACCATGTGCGGAATAGGATTGGGGATAGTGTTTGTAAACAACGGTAGTACAGGAGGTACAGATATAATTGCCGCCATTGTCAATAAATACAAGGATGTAACCTTTGGACGTATGATTTTATACTGCGATGTGGTAATTATATGTTCATGCTATTTTATCTTTGATGACTGGAGAAGAGTATTATTCGGACTATCCACACTGGTTGTAATCAGCTATGTGCTCGACTTGATTGTGAATAGCGCCCGACAGTCAGTTCAATTTTTTATTTTCTCCAAGCATTACGAAAAGATTGCCGAAAGAATAGTTCAGGATCAACATCGTGGAGTAACCATCTTAGACGGAACAGGATGGTACACCAAAGAACGGGTGAAAGTTCTCTTTGTGCTAGCCAAAAAGAGTCAATCTATTGAAATATTCCGTCTGGTGAAAGATATTGATCCCGATGCTTTCGTATCGCAGAGTTCAGTAATTGGTGTGTATGGAGAAGGGTTTGAAAAGATCAAAGTGAAATAA
- a CDS encoding DUF6056 family protein codes for MKIKTDSKYKWADLLLIISCISSLLPLFLLSVYNNPANDDYTYALRDVNRNIFDVIFHTYQTWSGRYFATAIGQLNPLTFHSLTAYKAYPVVLLLFFSFSFFYLFHSLFKGTLSRLKICSISMFFILLFLFQTPSSSEAFYWFSGYAAYTVPAILTLILGAILIKKRNLLQQITAVALTILIIGGNEVSACILFSILLFINIVPYIQKNQINKQNALLLFVSAICLAIVVLSPGNSIRSEGETTSCNLIWTIGGSLLQSFSWFVVWGQTLLLASIVYITLFGIKIANSENEKLNKLFSIKWKYFILFFFLTLFLAHIPPFWGLGTVVIGRIANVIYLFFIFSWFFGIQLIINKYKKQIPSHNNSYLKYLYATVLVAFLLNNVFNINNNVATSYVDLITGRASNYNEELEKRRVLIENNNNTSQVIMIPVIDNLPKTIYFNDISNDENYWANRSYKEYWNCKAKIKKEDRKEYSYSNFEALKLFGKNIRNNKFSRQ; via the coding sequence ATGAAAATAAAGACAGATAGTAAATATAAATGGGCAGATTTATTACTGATCATCTCTTGTATCAGTTCTCTACTCCCATTATTTTTACTATCTGTTTATAATAATCCGGCCAATGATGATTATACGTACGCATTAAGAGATGTCAATAGAAACATTTTCGACGTTATATTTCACACTTATCAAACCTGGTCCGGAAGATATTTTGCCACAGCGATTGGTCAATTAAATCCACTTACTTTCCATTCTTTGACTGCCTACAAAGCCTACCCTGTGGTGTTGCTTCTTTTCTTTTCTTTCTCCTTTTTCTATCTCTTTCATTCGCTATTTAAAGGAACTCTCAGCCGCTTGAAAATATGTTCAATCAGCATGTTTTTCATTCTATTGTTTTTATTTCAGACACCCAGTTCTTCAGAAGCGTTTTATTGGTTTTCAGGTTATGCAGCCTACACTGTTCCTGCAATACTCACTCTAATTTTGGGAGCAATCCTGATAAAAAAAAGAAATTTACTGCAACAAATTACTGCAGTCGCATTAACCATACTTATTATTGGCGGAAATGAGGTTTCAGCCTGTATTCTGTTTTCAATTCTATTGTTTATTAACATTGTCCCATATATCCAAAAAAATCAGATAAATAAACAAAATGCACTCTTATTATTTGTATCGGCTATTTGTCTGGCAATTGTAGTTTTATCTCCGGGAAATTCCATCAGATCTGAAGGAGAAACCACCTCTTGCAATCTTATCTGGACAATAGGTGGCAGCCTTTTGCAAAGTTTCTCTTGGTTTGTTGTCTGGGGACAAACGTTATTACTTGCTTCCATCGTTTATATTACACTCTTCGGTATAAAAATAGCAAATTCAGAGAATGAAAAGCTGAATAAACTTTTTAGTATCAAGTGGAAATATTTCATACTTTTCTTTTTCCTAACGCTTTTCTTAGCTCATATCCCACCATTCTGGGGACTTGGAACAGTGGTAATTGGTCGCATTGCCAATGTGATATACCTTTTCTTCATTTTTTCCTGGTTTTTTGGCATCCAGCTAATAATCAATAAGTACAAAAAACAAATTCCTTCACATAATAATTCTTATCTAAAATATCTTTATGCCACTGTCTTAGTTGCCTTTTTACTAAATAATGTATTCAATATCAATAATAATGTGGCAACATCATACGTTGATTTAATAACAGGAAGAGCTAGCAACTACAATGAGGAGTTAGAAAAAAGAAGAGTATTGATTGAAAACAATAATAATACTTCACAGGTTATTATGATTCCTGTAATTGATAATCTGCCCAAAACAATCTATTTCAACGATATCAGCAACGATGAAAATTACTGGGCCAACAGAAGTTACAAGGAATATTGGAATTGTAAAGCAAAAATAAAAAAGGAAGATAGAAAAGAGTATAGCTATTCAAATTTTGAAGCATTGAAACTTTTCGGGAAAAATATCAGAAACAATAAATTCAGCAGACAATGA
- a CDS encoding non-canonical purine NTP diphosphatase — protein sequence MKNKLVFATNNRHKLEEVSHILNDKVEILSLKDINCDVDIPETADNLEGNAFLKAQYVHENYGFNCFADDTGLEIEALNNAPGVYSARYAGTDKSSEANMLKVLKELEGIENRKAQFRTAISLIIGGESYLFEGIIKGTIIKEKRGNAGFGYDPIFMPEGYDKTFAELGNEIKNKISHRALAINKLCDFLKEFDYEKTGL from the coding sequence ATGAAAAATAAACTTGTTTTCGCAACAAATAATCGCCATAAACTAGAAGAAGTGTCGCACATTCTAAATGATAAAGTTGAGATACTTAGTTTAAAAGATATCAATTGCGATGTGGATATCCCGGAAACGGCAGATAATCTGGAAGGGAATGCATTTTTAAAAGCACAGTACGTGCATGAAAATTACGGATTCAACTGTTTCGCAGATGATACCGGTCTCGAAATTGAAGCTCTCAATAATGCACCAGGAGTCTACTCGGCCCGGTATGCCGGCACCGATAAAAGCTCCGAAGCAAACATGCTCAAAGTTTTAAAGGAACTGGAAGGAATCGAAAACAGAAAAGCGCAGTTCAGAACAGCCATTTCTCTGATTATAGGTGGTGAGTCTTATCTTTTTGAAGGAATAATCAAAGGAACTATCATCAAGGAAAAAAGAGGAAATGCAGGTTTTGGGTACGACCCGATTTTCATGCCGGAAGGTTATGATAAGACATTTGCTGAATTAGGGAACGAAATAAAAAATAAAATCAGCCACCGTGCTCTGGCAATCAATAAGCTATGTGATTTCTTAAAAGAGTTCGATTATGAAAAAACTGGTCTTTAG
- a CDS encoding two-component regulator propeller domain-containing protein: protein MKKLVFSLILCLITISLSAQMAIGEWGVHLAYHNVTQTAPAGNLIYAISDGSLFSYDKKDQSISLYNKVTVLSDNNISYIKYSNIHKTLIIVYKNYNIDLFSNGEVYNIPDLMNKTMSQDKTVNSINIVGDYAYFSTNFGILILNLKKKEITNTFILNKKVYSSSIQNNTIYAATDKGLFKGDLSNNLLDNNSWILANTTVFSQFLLFENKLIGNVPFDGIYEYSNDTNTLTKKVGGYYSFGDVYDDKMIFGNYNSIIIFDHFNSFNYMNLSYTFSNLSYTKDDNSYWGSNGSDGLNGYKLNSDYKLEKSISSIVPDSPQRNLPYYMTFSKNRLLICGGGMTYDRLNNPGTIMMYEDNKWNSFQEDGIKEVTGLDYKDITSVIQDPNDPEHHFATSGGEGVYEFRNLKFVKLYDYTNSSLKSIFSNNPNYIRTNGLQYDKNHNLWMVNSNVDNIINVLKDDGNWISFHHSEISGKPTFERIIFDKRGWAWVTSMRYSPGVFCFNTNGTLEDTSDDKTRFIGSFVNQDGTNLGELRILSIAEDKNGAIWIGTEKGPLVINNPTKFFDNDFYCTQVKVPRNDGTNLADFLLANEKITAICIDGANRKWIGTETNGIFLLSQDGLETIHHFNTINSPLLSDKIQSLAINPNTGEVFIGTDQGLMSYMSDATEGGASFSETAHAFPNPVRPDYTGVITVTGLIRDSDVKITDIKGNLICTGTSVGGQFTWDGRNSKGQRVASGVYLVLAADAEGKEGIATKILIIK, encoded by the coding sequence ATGAAAAAACTGGTCTTTAGTCTTATCCTATGCTTAATCACCATCTCCTTATCGGCACAAATGGCGATAGGAGAGTGGGGTGTTCATCTGGCATATCACAATGTTACCCAAACTGCTCCTGCAGGTAATTTAATTTATGCAATAAGTGACGGATCTCTTTTTTCTTATGATAAAAAAGATCAAAGCATCAGCTTATATAACAAAGTAACTGTTTTAAGCGATAACAATATCAGCTACATTAAATACAGCAACATTCATAAAACGCTGATTATTGTATACAAGAACTATAACATCGATCTTTTTTCTAACGGAGAAGTGTACAATATCCCTGATTTAATGAATAAAACCATGAGTCAGGACAAAACTGTGAATAGTATCAATATAGTTGGCGATTATGCCTATTTTTCTACAAATTTCGGAATATTGATATTGAATCTAAAAAAGAAAGAGATAACCAATACATTCATTTTAAATAAAAAAGTATATTCTTCTTCAATTCAGAATAATACAATCTATGCTGCAACCGATAAAGGTTTATTCAAAGGTGATTTATCCAATAATCTGCTGGATAATAATAGCTGGATATTAGCAAATACAACAGTATTCTCCCAGTTTTTACTATTCGAGAATAAACTTATAGGTAACGTACCTTTTGATGGAATTTATGAATATAGCAATGATACAAACACTTTAACCAAAAAGGTAGGAGGGTATTATTCTTTTGGAGATGTATATGATGATAAAATGATCTTTGGAAATTATAATTCTATCATCATTTTTGATCATTTCAACTCCTTTAACTACATGAATTTATCCTATACATTCAGTAATTTGTCTTATACAAAGGATGATAATTCTTATTGGGGAAGTAATGGCAGTGATGGATTGAACGGATATAAACTCAATTCAGATTATAAACTTGAAAAAAGTATTAGTTCAATCGTACCCGACAGTCCTCAAAGAAATCTTCCTTACTACATGACATTTAGTAAAAACAGACTACTGATCTGTGGAGGAGGAATGACTTATGACAGACTGAATAATCCGGGAACAATCATGATGTATGAGGATAATAAATGGAATAGTTTTCAGGAGGATGGTATTAAAGAGGTTACCGGATTGGATTATAAAGATATAACCTCTGTAATTCAGGATCCTAATGACCCGGAACATCATTTCGCCACATCAGGGGGAGAAGGGGTGTACGAATTCAGAAATCTGAAATTCGTAAAACTATATGATTACACAAACAGTAGTCTGAAATCCATTTTTTCAAATAATCCCAATTACATAAGAACCAACGGGCTTCAATATGATAAAAATCATAATCTATGGATGGTTAACTCCAACGTAGACAATATAATCAATGTATTAAAAGACGACGGCAACTGGATTAGTTTCCATCATTCAGAGATCAGTGGAAAACCTACTTTTGAACGAATAATTTTCGATAAGAGAGGATGGGCTTGGGTTACTTCTATGCGATATTCACCCGGAGTATTTTGCTTCAATACAAACGGAACTCTCGAAGATACCAGCGATGATAAAACCCGGTTTATAGGATCATTTGTGAATCAAGATGGAACTAATCTTGGTGAGCTTAGAATACTTTCCATTGCCGAAGATAAAAACGGAGCAATATGGATTGGAACAGAAAAAGGACCTCTTGTAATCAACAATCCAACCAAGTTTTTTGATAACGACTTCTATTGTACTCAAGTAAAAGTTCCCCGCAATGACGGAACTAATTTAGCGGACTTCCTGTTGGCAAACGAAAAAATAACTGCTATTTGTATCGACGGAGCCAATCGCAAATGGATAGGAACCGAAACTAACGGTATATTCTTATTAAGTCAAGATGGATTGGAAACCATACACCACTTTAATACCATCAACAGTCCGCTATTATCTGATAAAATACAGTCATTGGCAATCAATCCAAATACAGGAGAAGTATTTATTGGTACCGACCAGGGGCTAATGTCGTATATGAGCGATGCAACCGAAGGAGGAGCAAGCTTCTCAGAAACCGCACACGCTTTTCCCAACCCGGTTCGCCCCGATTATACAGGTGTAATTACTGTAACCGGACTAATTCGTGACAGCGATGTGAAGATTACTGATATCAAAGGAAACCTTATCTGTACCGGAACATCGGTAGGTGGGCAATTTACCTGGGATGGTAGGAATTCCAAAGGTCAACGAGTTGCATCAGGTGTCTATCTGGTTCTGGCTGCTGATGCAGAAGGGAAAGAGGGTATTGCCACCAAAATATTGATAATCAAATAA
- the nadA gene encoding quinolinate synthase NadA — translation MVKEEWLKKGFADEAIDPSMDLNAAIDSLRKEKNAVILAHYYQPGEIQDIADYVGDSLALAQWAAKTKADIIVLCGVHFMGETAKILCPDKKVLVPDLNAGCSLADSCPADKFAQFVKEHPDHTVISYVNTTAAVKAVTDIVVTSTNAKQIVESFPKEQKLIFGPDRNLGNYINSVTHRNMLLWDGACHVHEQFSVEKIVELKKLYPDALVLAHPECKSAVLTLADFVGSTAAILKFAVKSDKKNFIVATESGIIHEMRKECPDKNFIPAPPNDSTCACNECNFMRLNTMQKLYNCLKHEWPTIEVDPEISKEAVKPIKRMLNISEKLGL, via the coding sequence ATGGTTAAAGAAGAATGGTTGAAAAAGGGATTTGCAGATGAAGCGATCGATCCTTCAATGGATCTTAATGCTGCAATTGATTCTTTAAGGAAAGAAAAGAATGCTGTGATTCTGGCTCACTACTACCAGCCCGGTGAAATTCAGGATATCGCCGATTATGTAGGCGACAGTCTGGCTCTAGCACAATGGGCTGCAAAGACAAAGGCAGATATCATTGTGCTTTGCGGTGTTCACTTTATGGGTGAAACGGCTAAGATTCTTTGTCCGGATAAGAAAGTACTGGTTCCTGATTTGAATGCAGGCTGTTCGTTGGCCGACAGCTGTCCGGCTGATAAGTTTGCACAGTTTGTTAAAGAACACCCTGACCATACAGTAATATCGTATGTAAATACAACAGCTGCAGTTAAAGCGGTGACAGATATTGTAGTTACTTCCACAAATGCCAAGCAGATAGTGGAAAGTTTTCCGAAAGAACAGAAATTAATCTTTGGTCCCGATAGAAACCTGGGGAATTATATCAATTCTGTCACCCACAGAAATATGTTATTGTGGGATGGAGCTTGCCATGTACATGAACAATTCTCTGTTGAAAAGATTGTTGAATTGAAGAAGCTATATCCCGATGCTCTTGTTCTGGCACATCCGGAATGTAAGAGCGCAGTATTGACTCTGGCCGATTTTGTGGGTTCTACTGCAGCAATCTTGAAATTCGCCGTTAAATCGGATAAAAAGAACTTTATCGTGGCTACAGAATCGGGTATCATTCACGAAATGCGCAAGGAGTGTCCTGATAAAAACTTTATCCCTGCTCCTCCAAACGATAGTACCTGTGCATGCAATGAATGTAATTTCATGCGGTTGAATACCATGCAAAAGTTATATAACTGCTTGAAACATGAATGGCCAACTATCGAGGTGGATCCTGAAATTTCAAAAGAAGCGGTTAAACCGATCAAACGAATGCTGAATATTTCTGAAAAACTAGGTTTATAA
- a CDS encoding RNA methyltransferase produces the protein MRKLKITELNRINAEEFKEARKLPLIVVLDEIRSLHNIGSVFRTSDAFRIESIYLCGITATPPHPEMHKTALGAEYTVDWKYFKNTLDAVDKLKNDGYTVYSIEQAEGSTMLDELKLDPTKKYAIIMGNEVKGVKQEVINNSDGCIEIPQYGTKHSLNVSVTTGIVIWDFFNKLKSDRLELE, from the coding sequence ATGCGCAAACTAAAAATAACAGAATTAAACCGTATAAATGCTGAAGAGTTTAAAGAAGCCAGGAAGTTACCTCTCATAGTTGTATTAGATGAAATAAGGAGTTTACACAATATTGGTTCCGTATTTCGCACTTCAGATGCTTTCAGAATTGAATCCATCTATCTATGTGGAATTACTGCCACCCCTCCTCATCCCGAAATGCATAAAACAGCTCTTGGGGCCGAATATACTGTCGATTGGAAGTATTTCAAGAATACACTTGATGCTGTTGATAAGTTGAAAAATGATGGATATACTGTTTATTCCATAGAACAAGCCGAAGGAAGTACTATGTTGGATGAGCTCAAACTGGATCCTACAAAGAAATACGCCATTATCATGGGAAATGAAGTAAAAGGGGTAAAACAGGAAGTTATTAACAACAGTGATGGATGCATTGAGATTCCACAATATGGAACCAAGCACTCGTTGAATGTTTCGGTAACAACCGGAATCGTTATCTGGGACTTTTTTAACAAGCTTAAATCTGACCGTTTAGAGCTAGAGTAA
- a CDS encoding DUF4294 domain-containing protein has product MLFCAALFCFSMSKAQQLQTKPEIQWVEACVYQGDTIPFVQLRNIYIYPPLNFKTTKEWQEYYRLVYNVKKVLPLSIMIHNTIIETYEYLETLPNQKAKDAHIKRVEKGLKEQYTAQFKKLSFSQGKLLIKLVDRECNQSSYEIIKAFMGSFKAGFYQTFASIFGASLKKEYNAVKDDSLTERVITLALNGQI; this is encoded by the coding sequence ATGTTGTTCTGCGCCGCACTGTTTTGCTTTTCCATGTCAAAAGCGCAACAATTGCAGACTAAACCCGAGATACAGTGGGTGGAAGCCTGCGTGTATCAGGGTGATACTATCCCTTTTGTGCAATTACGAAATATCTATATATACCCTCCACTCAATTTTAAGACAACAAAAGAGTGGCAAGAATACTATCGGTTGGTTTATAATGTGAAGAAAGTACTTCCGCTCTCCATTATGATTCATAATACCATCATCGAAACTTACGAATACCTCGAAACACTACCTAATCAAAAAGCAAAGGATGCCCATATTAAAAGAGTGGAAAAAGGGTTGAAAGAGCAATATACAGCCCAATTCAAAAAACTATCCTTCAGTCAGGGGAAACTACTTATTAAACTGGTTGACAGGGAGTGTAACCAGTCTTCCTATGAAATTATCAAAGCTTTTATGGGAAGCTTTAAAGCTGGATTCTATCAGACATTTGCAAGTATATTTGGTGCAAGTCTGAAAAAAGAATATAATGCTGTTAAAGACGATAGTCTGACCGAACGAGTTATTACTCTAGCTCTAAACGGTCAGATTTAA